In one Corallococcus sp. EGB genomic region, the following are encoded:
- a CDS encoding efflux RND transporter periplasmic adaptor subunit yields the protein MTDAQSQTALSALRIDRSAVPMKHRRRRRWLLPAAALLAVLVLAAVAVARRAPTVRVAEVREPLPGEQQTELSASGYVDSRRRSVIAPLIAGQLVKVAVEEGEAVRQGQVIARLDDRDARVVLDRAEAGVRASEAQLAASEAQTLNAERTTARTRTLASQGAVSRAQLLDVETAGRATEEALNLARAQLSVARRARDAARLQLTHTVVRAPFDGTVARKLANEGAVLAPAALTGINLGGIIELVDLRALEVEAEVSEEQLSRIHTGQPTLIFLDALPRQAFPGQVATVRPAIDRSKATATVLVRFQSVPRGALPDMGAKVSFLRQPLPPGALDLQGQSPRVPASAVVRDAKGAAVWVVKDGRLTRQPVRVGERVGDEVSLARGPRAGTQVVAAPAPKRLRDGQRVKVETGGG from the coding sequence GTGACCGACGCACAGTCCCAGACGGCGTTGAGCGCCCTGCGCATCGACCGCTCCGCGGTCCCCATGAAGCACCGGCGCAGGCGGCGCTGGCTGCTCCCCGCCGCGGCCCTCCTCGCGGTGCTCGTCCTGGCGGCGGTCGCGGTGGCACGGCGCGCGCCCACCGTGCGGGTGGCCGAGGTGCGCGAGCCGCTTCCAGGCGAGCAGCAGACGGAGCTGTCCGCCTCCGGGTACGTCGACTCGCGGCGCCGCTCGGTCATCGCACCGTTGATCGCGGGCCAGCTCGTGAAGGTCGCCGTGGAGGAGGGCGAGGCCGTGCGACAGGGCCAGGTGATTGCCCGGCTGGATGACCGGGACGCCCGCGTGGTGCTGGACCGCGCTGAAGCTGGAGTGCGTGCCTCCGAGGCCCAGCTCGCCGCCTCCGAGGCCCAGACCCTCAACGCCGAGCGCACCACCGCGCGCACGCGCACCCTCGCCAGCCAGGGCGCCGTGTCCCGGGCCCAGCTCCTCGACGTGGAGACCGCGGGGCGCGCCACCGAGGAGGCCCTCAACCTCGCCCGGGCGCAGCTCTCCGTCGCCCGCCGGGCCCGAGATGCGGCCCGCCTCCAGCTCACGCACACCGTGGTGCGCGCGCCGTTCGACGGCACCGTGGCGAGGAAGCTGGCGAACGAGGGGGCGGTGCTCGCGCCAGCGGCCCTCACCGGCATCAACCTGGGCGGCATCATCGAGCTGGTGGATCTCCGCGCCCTGGAGGTCGAAGCCGAGGTCAGCGAGGAGCAGCTCTCGCGCATCCACACGGGCCAGCCCACCCTCATCTTCCTGGACGCGCTGCCGCGGCAGGCCTTCCCCGGCCAGGTGGCCACGGTGCGCCCCGCCATCGACCGCTCCAAGGCCACCGCCACGGTGCTGGTGCGCTTCCAATCCGTCCCCCGGGGCGCACTGCCGGACATGGGCGCCAAGGTATCCTTCCTGCGCCAGCCGCTGCCTCCTGGGGCGCTGGACCTCCAGGGACAGTCCCCGCGCGTGCCCGCCAGCGCGGTGGTGCGCGACGCGAAGGGCGCCGCCGTCTGGGTGGTGAAGGACGGACGGCTCACACGCCAACCGGTGCGCGTGGGCGAGCGCGTGGGAGACGAGGTGTCGCTTGCGCGGGGGCCGCGCGCGGGGACGCAGGTGGTGGCGGCCCCGGCTCCGAAGCGCCTGCGCGACGGCCAGCGCGTGAAGGTGGAGACAGGGGGCGGATGA
- a CDS encoding ABC transporter ATP-binding protein, with the protein MSQDARPAPAPLVRLRGVSKTYRRGTVEVPVLAAVDLTIRTGTFEAFMGPSGSGKSTLLNLISGLDRPSSGLVEVAGRDLTELDDRELSDWRAAHVGFVFQLYNLIPVLTAAENVELPLLLTPLTRGERRRHVAAALELVGLTHRERHRPPQMSGGEQQRVAIARAIVSDPELVIADEPTGDLDRRSAEAVLDLFGVLHRDLHKTLVMVTHDPHAAERAGRVHHLDKGVLQ; encoded by the coding sequence ATGAGCCAGGACGCGCGGCCAGCCCCGGCCCCCCTGGTGCGCCTCCGGGGCGTGTCCAAGACGTACCGGCGCGGCACGGTGGAGGTGCCCGTGCTGGCGGCGGTGGACCTGACCATCCGCACGGGCACCTTCGAGGCCTTCATGGGCCCGTCCGGCTCTGGCAAGTCCACGCTGCTCAACCTCATCTCCGGGCTGGACCGGCCCAGCAGCGGCCTCGTCGAGGTGGCCGGCCGGGACCTGACGGAGCTGGATGACCGAGAGCTGAGCGACTGGCGCGCCGCCCATGTGGGCTTCGTCTTCCAGCTCTACAACCTCATTCCCGTGCTCACCGCCGCGGAGAACGTGGAGCTGCCGCTGCTGCTCACGCCGCTGACGCGTGGGGAGCGGCGCCGGCACGTGGCCGCGGCGCTGGAGCTCGTCGGCCTGACGCACCGCGAGCGCCACCGTCCGCCGCAGATGTCCGGCGGCGAGCAGCAGCGCGTGGCCATTGCCCGCGCCATCGTCTCCGACCCGGAGCTCGTCATCGCGGACGAACCCACGGGGGACCTGGACCGCCGGTCGGCGGAGGCCGTCTTGGATCTCTTCGGCGTACTCCACCGGGACCTGCACAAGACGCTGGTGATGGTGACGCACGACCCGCACGCCGCCGAGCGCGCGGGCCGCGTGCACCACCTGGACAAGGGGGTACTTCAGTGA
- a CDS encoding FtsX-like permease family protein: protein MSYVGFVGRNLLRNPLRLALTLLAGAVGVTAFIFLSTVVDLFYSKARAAQVDRLIVRNKVSFTQPLPLSYAARIAALPGVTAVTHEEYFGGTLGDTRKDFFANFSVDPQTFLEVFPEFVAPPQQLAAFRGDPCGALVGETLARRFGWKPGDRVTLKGQFYPGDWTFNVRGIYTGAHPGVNTAALMFGYRCINESDRLAPSLKDKAGIYAVRVDDPARSAEVAAAIDHLFDNSPFPTKTESEKSFQLGFVAMTSAIVTAVKGVSSVVLLIILLVIGNTLAMGVRERTRDLATLRALGFRPRTVVALVMAESAVIGLCSAALGVTAAPVLVRLFAKLIAARLGTLPEHLTRGHTLWVSALAAVAVSLLAGVGPALRAVRLPVAEGLRKVA from the coding sequence GTGAGCTACGTGGGCTTCGTGGGTCGCAACCTGCTGCGCAACCCGCTGCGGCTGGCGCTGACCCTCCTGGCGGGCGCGGTGGGCGTGACGGCCTTCATCTTCCTGAGCACCGTCGTCGACCTCTTCTATTCCAAGGCGCGCGCCGCGCAGGTGGACCGGCTCATCGTCCGGAACAAGGTGTCCTTCACCCAGCCGCTGCCCCTGTCCTACGCCGCGCGCATCGCCGCGCTGCCGGGCGTCACCGCCGTCACGCACGAGGAGTATTTCGGCGGCACGCTGGGAGACACGCGGAAGGACTTCTTCGCCAACTTCTCCGTCGACCCCCAGACCTTCCTGGAGGTCTTCCCCGAGTTCGTCGCCCCGCCCCAGCAGCTCGCCGCGTTCCGGGGCGATCCGTGCGGCGCGCTCGTGGGGGAGACGCTGGCCCGGCGCTTCGGCTGGAAGCCGGGGGACCGGGTGACGCTCAAGGGGCAGTTCTACCCCGGTGACTGGACGTTCAACGTGCGCGGCATCTACACGGGTGCGCATCCCGGGGTGAACACCGCGGCGCTGATGTTCGGCTACCGCTGCATCAACGAGAGCGACAGGCTGGCCCCCTCGCTGAAGGACAAGGCGGGGATCTACGCGGTGCGCGTGGACGATCCGGCGCGCTCCGCCGAGGTGGCGGCGGCCATCGACCACCTTTTCGACAACAGCCCCTTCCCGACGAAGACGGAGAGCGAGAAGTCCTTCCAGCTGGGCTTCGTGGCCATGACCTCGGCCATCGTCACCGCGGTGAAGGGGGTGTCCAGCGTCGTCCTGCTCATCATCCTGCTCGTCATCGGCAACACGCTGGCCATGGGCGTGCGCGAGCGCACCCGCGACCTCGCCACCCTGCGCGCCCTGGGCTTCCGTCCCCGCACCGTGGTGGCGCTGGTGATGGCCGAGTCCGCCGTCATCGGCCTGTGCTCCGCGGCCCTGGGCGTCACGGCCGCGCCGGTGCTGGTCCGCCTCTTCGCGAAGCTCATCGCCGCGCGGCTGGGCACGCTTCCGGAGCACCTCACGCGCGGGCACACGCTCTGGGTCTCCGCGCTCGCGGCGGTGGCGGTGTCCCTGCTGGCGGGCGTGGGCCCCGCCCTGCGCGCGGTGCGGCTGCCCGTGGCGGAAGGCCTGCGGAAGGTGGCCTGA
- a CDS encoding ABC transporter permease produces the protein MVPLFYNARSLWARRVSTGLTVVGLGLVVFVFSSVLMLAHGIESALASGGDPSNVVVLRKGATSELVSGIEQEAVRILSTDSQVASGPDGLPLVAGERVALLTLPGGRARSMSTTARGISAESFAARPEVRIVSGRRPRPGTNEVVLGRSLVGTSPEAGLGGALTFAGQRWPVVGVIAARGGAFESEVWADALRLGAAFGREDFSSAVVRLRSPVEVDAFVKRVEANPRFTLEARPEPAYWADQGSGLATFIRVLGLFVSLVFSVGAVLGAMITMYAQVATRVAELGMLRAVGFRRRSVLASVVVESAMLGAAGGVLGALGALATRWIHIRTLNFQTFAAVSFGFSPTPAILLGALLFGTAMGILGGLLPALRAARLSILDALRA, from the coding sequence ATGGTGCCGCTCTTCTACAACGCGCGCAGCCTGTGGGCGCGCCGGGTGTCCACCGGCCTCACGGTGGTGGGGCTGGGGCTCGTCGTCTTCGTCTTCTCCTCGGTGCTGATGCTGGCCCACGGCATCGAGTCCGCGCTGGCCTCTGGCGGAGACCCGTCCAATGTCGTCGTGCTGCGCAAGGGGGCCACCAGCGAGCTCGTCAGCGGCATCGAGCAGGAAGCGGTGCGCATCCTCTCCACGGACTCCCAGGTGGCGTCCGGGCCGGACGGCCTGCCGCTGGTTGCCGGCGAGCGGGTGGCGCTGCTGACACTGCCCGGCGGGCGCGCGCGGTCGATGAGCACCACGGCGCGAGGCATCAGCGCGGAGAGCTTCGCGGCGCGGCCGGAGGTCCGAATCGTCTCCGGGCGCAGGCCCCGGCCGGGCACCAATGAAGTGGTGCTGGGCCGCTCGCTCGTGGGCACGTCACCGGAGGCCGGGCTGGGCGGAGCGCTGACGTTCGCCGGGCAGCGCTGGCCGGTGGTGGGCGTCATCGCCGCGAGGGGCGGCGCCTTCGAATCCGAGGTATGGGCGGACGCCCTGCGGCTGGGTGCGGCCTTCGGGCGCGAGGACTTCAGCTCCGCGGTGGTACGGCTGCGCTCCCCCGTGGAGGTGGACGCCTTCGTGAAGCGCGTGGAGGCCAACCCACGCTTCACGCTGGAGGCCAGACCGGAGCCGGCGTACTGGGCGGATCAGGGCAGCGGGCTGGCCACCTTCATCCGCGTGCTGGGCCTCTTCGTGTCCCTCGTCTTCAGCGTGGGCGCGGTACTGGGGGCGATGATCACCATGTACGCCCAGGTGGCGACGCGCGTCGCGGAGCTGGGGATGCTGCGCGCGGTGGGCTTCCGCCGGCGCAGCGTGCTGGCCAGCGTGGTGGTGGAGTCCGCGATGCTGGGCGCGGCCGGCGGTGTGCTGGGCGCGCTGGGGGCACTGGCCACGCGGTGGATCCACATCCGCACGCTCAACTTCCAGACGTTCGCGGCGGTGAGCTTCGGCTTCTCCCCCACTCCCGCGATCCTGCTGGGCGCGCTCCTGTTCGGCACGGCGATGGGGATCCTCGGAGGGCTGTTGCCAGCGCTGCGCGCCGCGCGCCTGTCCATCCTGGACGCGCTGCGCGCCTGA
- a CDS encoding FmdB family zinc ribbon protein: protein MPVYEFFCRTCQEPFTQLMTIKEHDERTPKCPRGHDPKEVEKRISSAHAVTTKKSLTY, encoded by the coding sequence ATGCCTGTCTACGAGTTCTTTTGCCGCACGTGCCAGGAGCCCTTCACCCAGCTCATGACCATCAAGGAGCATGACGAGCGAACGCCCAAGTGCCCGCGCGGCCACGATCCGAAGGAGGTGGAGAAGCGCATCTCCTCCGCCCATGCCGTGACCACCAAGAAGTCGCTCACCTACTGA
- a CDS encoding phosphoribosyltransferase family protein, producing MSFEDRVDAGRRLARRLLERGYTGKDTLVLGLPCGGVPVAYEVAAALGAPLDVCVVRKPGAPDSPLKPLVDDAVCVLSTLSMFAIGQWYVGFCQVPDAEVVKLLALARSTFEQERPLTGAPNPEPPQGQGTG from the coding sequence ATGTCCTTCGAGGACCGTGTGGATGCGGGCCGGCGGCTCGCGCGGAGGCTGCTCGAGCGCGGGTACACGGGCAAGGACACGCTCGTCCTGGGCCTGCCATGCGGCGGAGTCCCTGTCGCCTACGAGGTGGCGGCGGCGCTGGGCGCTCCCCTGGACGTCTGCGTGGTGCGCAAGCCGGGCGCTCCGGACTCCCCGCTGAAGCCGCTGGTGGATGACGCCGTGTGCGTACTCTCCACGCTGTCGATGTTTGCGATTGGCCAGTGGTACGTCGGCTTCTGCCAGGTGCCCGACGCGGAGGTGGTGAAGCTCCTGGCGCTGGCGCGGAGCACCTTCGAGCAGGAGCGGCCCCTCACCGGGGCCCCCAACCCCGAGCCTCCGCAAGGCCAGGGGACGGGATGA
- a CDS encoding CapA family protein, whose protein sequence is MTAGHQGLEPGRALSLFLCGDVMTGRGIDQVLPHPAPPAIHESYLRDARAYVALAEERNGPIRKPVGFGEIWGEALALLEHAAPDVRLINLETSITTSERWWPDKGIHYRMHPENAECLTAARIGCCTLANNHVLDWGYPGLTETLAALRRLGIATAGLGEDLEEAQRPAILEVGAGRRAVVFSCGDVSSGIPPSWAAGRGRPGVDLLPDLSPATARHMGSRVASVRREGDVVIASIHWGGNWGYAVPRAQRDFAHALIDEAGVDVVHGHSSHHSRGIEVHHGRLILHGCGDFLNDYEGITGHEDFRPDLALMYLGAVDAASGRLASLRMIPMQLRQLRPHRASRRDAEWLCGVLDREGRRLEPRTRVELGGDGALVLQWA, encoded by the coding sequence ATGACCGCCGGCCATCAGGGCCTGGAGCCAGGACGGGCCCTCTCCCTCTTCCTGTGCGGCGACGTGATGACCGGCAGGGGCATCGATCAGGTGCTACCCCACCCCGCCCCGCCCGCCATCCACGAGTCCTACCTGCGGGATGCCCGGGCCTATGTCGCGCTCGCCGAGGAGCGCAACGGCCCCATCCGCAAGCCCGTGGGCTTCGGTGAGATCTGGGGGGAAGCGCTCGCCTTGTTGGAGCACGCCGCGCCCGACGTACGGCTCATCAACCTGGAGACGAGCATCACCACGAGCGAGCGGTGGTGGCCCGACAAGGGCATCCACTACCGCATGCACCCGGAGAACGCCGAATGCCTCACCGCGGCCCGAATCGGCTGCTGCACGCTGGCGAACAACCACGTGCTGGACTGGGGCTACCCGGGGCTGACGGAGACGCTCGCCGCGCTCCGCCGTCTGGGAATCGCCACCGCGGGGCTGGGTGAGGACCTGGAGGAGGCCCAGCGACCCGCCATCCTGGAGGTTGGGGCCGGGCGGCGGGCCGTGGTGTTCTCTTGCGGAGACGTCAGCAGCGGCATTCCGCCGTCGTGGGCGGCGGGGAGGGGCAGACCGGGTGTGGACCTGCTGCCAGACCTGTCCCCCGCCACTGCGCGACACATGGGCTCGCGAGTGGCGTCCGTTCGGCGCGAGGGCGACGTCGTCATCGCCTCCATCCACTGGGGCGGAAACTGGGGTTACGCGGTGCCACGGGCGCAGCGGGACTTCGCCCACGCGCTCATCGATGAGGCCGGCGTGGACGTCGTCCATGGCCACTCCTCGCACCACTCTCGCGGCATCGAAGTCCACCACGGCCGGCTCATCCTCCATGGCTGCGGCGACTTCCTGAACGACTACGAAGGCATCACCGGCCACGAGGACTTCCGGCCGGATCTGGCCTTGATGTACCTGGGGGCGGTGGACGCAGCGAGTGGCAGGCTCGCCAGCCTGCGCATGATCCCCATGCAGCTGCGCCAGCTCCGACCCCACCGGGCCTCGCGGCGGGATGCTGAATGGCTGTGCGGCGTCTTGGACCGCGAGGGACGCCGCCTGGAGCCCCGGACGCGGGTGGAGCTGGGGGGTGACGGGGCCCTCGTGCTCCAGTGGGCGTGA
- a CDS encoding DUF4091 domain-containing protein — protein sequence MPNIKWEMFCLLLLGSQAVWAHPSRAAVWGESAMVKVRPETPPRVQGAVSLTAARNEFVSFQVVLHGGTSGLRGVTAVLPELHGDRSRIHGGDLLLYREALLDITTPTPPGTLPGRWPDGLVPDVDEVVGEKRLAFPFDVPAGESRAVWVDVHVPPNSRPGNYRGAVSVKGDGFTSRVEVDLQVVDALLPSTSSLRSAFLLWPPHVCRAFTGDPVCPVDTQVRLLKRFHRMALEHRISLASGFPRQVDLPTWDLPDYDTFSERWGPFLDGSAPNRLPGARMTALQYLGPGNGASLSEFQTEAQARGWLSRSFDYVGDEPPYGATWEAVTARAGLTRTVAPRLRTLLTSTVTDLEAHGLLEDIDIITVLVNYIDGTQPPYEGSQRPRYDDFLSRPDRELWLYQSCMSHGCDPAAPPPPENLPGQGWPSYMVDRSAAKARGMQWLDFINGASGELYYQTVGLLSSAWTTQFRFNGNGDGTLFYPGLPSVIGGTTEIPLPSLRMKLIRQGMQDYEWLKLVSDAGDPAYARAVALKLIPHAWAVPDDGEAFDRARLQLIKRYLQLCRDRGTPRQATPHERQSLWRVRDGFSAGGYG from the coding sequence ATGCCAAACATCAAATGGGAGATGTTCTGTTTGTTGTTGCTGGGAAGCCAGGCCGTGTGGGCGCACCCGTCACGCGCGGCCGTCTGGGGTGAAAGCGCGATGGTGAAGGTGCGTCCTGAAACGCCTCCCCGAGTCCAGGGGGCCGTTTCACTCACCGCCGCGCGCAATGAATTCGTGTCCTTCCAGGTGGTGCTTCACGGAGGCACGTCGGGCCTGCGGGGCGTGACCGCCGTCCTGCCGGAGCTGCACGGTGACCGGTCGCGCATCCACGGTGGGGACCTGCTGCTCTACCGGGAAGCGCTCCTGGACATCACGACGCCCACGCCCCCAGGGACGCTCCCTGGGCGATGGCCGGATGGCCTGGTGCCGGATGTGGACGAGGTGGTGGGAGAGAAGCGTCTGGCCTTTCCCTTCGACGTGCCCGCGGGCGAATCCCGCGCCGTCTGGGTGGACGTGCACGTGCCGCCCAACTCCCGTCCGGGCAACTACCGTGGCGCCGTATCGGTGAAGGGGGACGGCTTTACTTCGCGCGTGGAGGTGGACCTCCAGGTGGTGGATGCGCTCCTGCCGAGCACCTCCTCGCTGCGCAGCGCCTTCCTGCTCTGGCCTCCCCACGTGTGCCGCGCCTTCACGGGGGATCCGGTGTGTCCCGTCGACACCCAGGTGCGCCTCTTGAAGCGGTTCCACCGGATGGCGCTGGAGCACCGCATCTCCCTGGCGAGCGGCTTTCCGCGACAGGTGGACCTGCCCACGTGGGATCTGCCGGACTACGACACGTTCAGCGAGCGCTGGGGGCCGTTCCTTGATGGCTCCGCCCCCAACCGCCTGCCCGGGGCGCGCATGACGGCCTTGCAATACCTGGGACCTGGCAACGGTGCGTCCCTGTCGGAATTCCAGACGGAAGCGCAAGCACGTGGCTGGCTGTCGCGCTCGTTCGACTATGTGGGGGATGAACCGCCCTACGGCGCCACTTGGGAGGCGGTGACGGCCCGGGCCGGGCTCACCCGCACGGTGGCTCCGCGCCTGCGCACGCTGCTGACCAGCACCGTCACCGACCTGGAGGCCCACGGGCTGTTGGAGGACATCGACATCATCACCGTGCTGGTGAACTACATCGACGGGACCCAGCCGCCCTACGAGGGGTCCCAGCGCCCGAGATACGACGACTTCCTCTCCCGGCCCGACCGCGAGCTGTGGCTGTACCAGAGCTGCATGAGCCACGGCTGTGATCCGGCGGCTCCGCCCCCACCGGAGAACCTCCCCGGCCAGGGCTGGCCCTCGTACATGGTGGACCGCTCGGCGGCCAAGGCGCGCGGCATGCAGTGGCTGGACTTCATCAACGGTGCGAGCGGCGAGCTGTATTACCAGACGGTGGGCCTGCTCTCCTCCGCGTGGACGACGCAGTTCCGCTTCAATGGCAATGGTGACGGCACGCTCTTCTATCCGGGGCTGCCCTCGGTCATCGGCGGCACCACCGAGATCCCCCTGCCTTCGCTGCGCATGAAGCTCATCCGGCAGGGCATGCAGGACTACGAATGGCTGAAGCTGGTGAGTGACGCAGGCGACCCGGCGTACGCGCGCGCCGTGGCCCTGAAGCTCATCCCGCACGCCTGGGCGGTCCCCGACGACGGCGAGGCCTTCGACCGGGCTCGGCTTCAGCTCATCAAGCGCTACCTGCAGTTGTGCCGGGACCGCGGCACGCCGCGCCAGGCCACACCTCACGAACGTCAATCCCTCTGGAGAGTGAGGGACGGATTTTCAGCCGGTGGCTATGGATGA
- a CDS encoding LuxR C-terminal-related transcriptional regulator — translation MVRLPKLTTAEYTIRDRAIRAFNKPRTLREALEATRPHLLEVVPADAVALCLMPDTRSPVFEWLVPGHRLVILEQYAELIQHDPFRGPIFKRPHWVVRDSQLMSRKEFVGSLIHQRSLELGPRLDHIMAVLLPTRSGRVAALALYRHRPRAFSARNADILGSLTEHLADAVSRYCDLEELEIRARTLEELYRRPNAALLVVEPPHHEVMRTPNAAVLLERWFNPSDLHSSGIPLPLQEQLDALMRMTPDERLGKDSWVRVHEERYRKVQFMELSAPEGPSKWALKLEEIPRSIPLPEEMKRKLRPKEIPVAMGMLRNWNDHQIAGELKRSHHTVKTHVKNIFARLGVDNRADLLYQAAHLNIPV, via the coding sequence ATGGTCCGTCTACCGAAGCTCACTACCGCCGAGTACACGATCAGGGACAGGGCCATCCGAGCCTTCAACAAACCGCGGACCCTCCGTGAAGCACTCGAGGCCACCCGACCGCATCTCCTTGAGGTCGTGCCGGCGGACGCCGTGGCGCTGTGCCTCATGCCAGACACGCGTTCACCCGTTTTTGAATGGCTCGTTCCAGGCCATCGCCTCGTCATTCTCGAGCAGTACGCCGAACTGATTCAGCATGACCCCTTCCGGGGCCCCATCTTCAAGCGGCCCCACTGGGTCGTCCGCGATTCGCAGCTCATGTCCCGCAAGGAGTTCGTGGGGAGCCTCATCCACCAACGCAGCCTGGAGTTGGGACCGCGCCTGGATCACATCATGGCTGTCCTCCTCCCCACTCGCTCCGGCCGCGTCGCTGCCCTCGCACTCTACAGACACCGGCCACGCGCCTTCTCCGCCAGGAACGCAGACATTCTCGGGAGCCTCACCGAGCACCTGGCGGACGCTGTCAGCAGGTACTGTGACCTCGAGGAACTGGAAATCCGTGCCAGGACTCTCGAAGAACTCTACCGCCGTCCCAATGCCGCCCTCCTCGTCGTGGAGCCTCCTCACCACGAGGTGATGCGCACCCCGAATGCCGCTGTCCTCCTGGAACGATGGTTCAACCCCTCCGACCTCCACTCGTCCGGCATTCCTCTGCCGCTCCAGGAGCAGTTGGATGCCCTGATGCGCATGACGCCGGATGAGCGGCTCGGCAAGGACTCCTGGGTCCGTGTCCACGAGGAGCGCTACCGCAAGGTCCAGTTCATGGAACTGTCCGCTCCCGAGGGGCCCTCGAAATGGGCCCTCAAGCTGGAAGAGATTCCGCGCTCCATTCCCCTCCCCGAAGAGATGAAGCGAAAGCTTCGTCCCAAGGAGATCCCCGTCGCGATGGGCATGCTCCGCAACTGGAACGATCACCAGATCGCCGGTGAGCTGAAGCGCTCCCATCACACCGTGAAGACCCACGTGAAGAACATCTTCGCCAGACTGGGGGTCGACAACCGGGCGGACCTGCTCTACCAGGCCGCTCACCTCAACATTCCTGTCTGA
- a CDS encoding serine protease: MRIPRTSGRRTLLGTLLWTLSLVACGPAPEAEPADSAPVGSEKQPVVYGTDNRTDVYAHANATLRARAQQSTVALMSPSGFNATNPNNVTFNAPTLRSAYNLCTSERFLDDLTPAFCSGTLIDDDLVLTAGHCITSASDCTGTRFVFNFYRTAAGTMQTVTTADIFSCQAIVARQQATVGGRNLDFAVVRLDRPATPRFTPAPIRAGNAALPVGSSVTVIGSGSGIPFKIDSGGSVRDARAGTLDYFVGTTDTFGGNSGSGVYENDGYTVAGILVRGETDYKANGSCNVVNTCAETGCRGEDITYVRPAIDEYCGVATSTRLCAGYPPPPTPVTFTFTATNTNSANQNTVNRDVTLAAGQTLKFGTCTVPGSSGTGDTYLRLYNGSTQVTSNDDACGTLSYASFKATTAGTYQIRAGCYSSGSCSGTVAYTVQ, encoded by the coding sequence ATGCGAATCCCCCGGACTTCTGGCCGTAGGACGCTGCTTGGAACGCTGCTGTGGACCCTTTCCCTCGTGGCCTGCGGTCCGGCCCCCGAGGCCGAGCCTGCCGACAGTGCTCCCGTGGGCTCGGAGAAGCAGCCCGTCGTCTACGGCACTGACAACCGCACGGACGTGTACGCGCACGCGAACGCCACGCTGCGCGCCCGCGCTCAGCAGTCCACCGTCGCGCTGATGAGCCCTTCGGGCTTCAACGCGACCAACCCCAACAACGTCACCTTCAACGCGCCCACGCTGCGCTCCGCGTACAACCTCTGCACCTCCGAGCGCTTCCTGGACGACCTGACCCCGGCCTTCTGCTCCGGCACGCTCATCGACGATGACCTGGTGCTCACGGCGGGCCACTGCATCACCAGCGCGTCGGATTGCACCGGCACGCGCTTCGTCTTCAACTTCTACCGCACCGCCGCCGGCACCATGCAGACGGTGACGACCGCGGACATCTTCTCCTGCCAGGCGATTGTCGCGCGCCAGCAGGCCACGGTGGGCGGTCGCAACCTGGACTTCGCCGTCGTCCGGCTGGACCGGCCGGCCACCCCGCGCTTCACACCCGCCCCCATTCGCGCGGGCAACGCCGCGCTGCCTGTGGGCAGCAGCGTGACGGTCATCGGCTCGGGCAGCGGCATTCCCTTCAAGATCGACTCGGGCGGCTCGGTGCGTGATGCGCGCGCGGGCACGCTGGATTACTTCGTGGGCACCACGGACACGTTCGGCGGCAACTCGGGTTCGGGCGTGTATGAGAACGACGGCTACACGGTGGCCGGCATCCTGGTGCGCGGCGAGACCGACTACAAAGCCAACGGGAGCTGCAACGTCGTCAACACCTGCGCGGAGACGGGCTGCCGCGGCGAGGACATCACCTACGTCCGGCCGGCCATCGACGAGTACTGCGGCGTGGCGACCAGCACGCGCCTGTGCGCGGGCTACCCGCCGCCCCCGACGCCGGTGACGTTCACCTTCACCGCCACCAACACCAACAGCGCCAACCAGAACACCGTCAACCGGGACGTCACCCTGGCCGCCGGGCAGACCCTCAAGTTCGGCACCTGCACGGTGCCGGGCTCCTCCGGCACCGGTGACACGTACCTGCGCCTGTACAACGGCTCCACCCAGGTGACCTCGAACGACGACGCCTGCGGCACGCTGTCCTACGCGAGCTTCAAGGCCACGACGGCGGGCACCTATCAGATCCGCGCCGGCTGCTACTCCAGCGGGAGCTGCAGCGGCACGGTGGCCTACACCGTCCAGTAG